From Streptomyces sp. GSL17-111, one genomic window encodes:
- a CDS encoding AAA domain-containing protein — MRTLDGALGVVWFADLPDDPRVTGLPWTEDAGSEPAWLTVRRPRLDEPPTLPSSLTDWVDLARVRDFTARHAPDLRRSREAAPPEGTWGVSLEKTYTKLADHPDRKDIEQRYAAWKASWYQWAERRRDVDPLVRLYDRLHKMHDDARNLGESFELVLGFGRLTWRSPDGARVERHLVTHRATLHLDSATGTLTAAPDGGTLGLQLEQSMLDAAQHVPQDVYDEIREALKQAADATRSEHLECLHTALESWVNAAHSAGRYERDGALQRPHTLDTPVVGFTPALVLRERTGRATLEALSGIAGRIEGGERPTELLRYLAGAEGAFTAADRRAPDGTAGEVYFALPANEEQRTIAERLRENRLVVVQGPPGTGKTHTIANLVTDLLARGKRVLITSHTPRALRVLRDKLPRDVRDLCVSRTEDGRQAQRELEASVQRILREYSGFDPRHAQSEIARFEARLATARDAQHQLLKELATLREQETRRFTADLGDYSGSLQEIAERLAAEAPSYSWIGSVPQEQPAVTAEEALRLLHTARAYTPELRSLAAEVPGPAELPSPGDFEQAVAVVRTAEEAHTAAAREPGASAYDEPVDRLTEKEQQRLDAALDVFAAARVRAAAMAAAAEPWVGEALEAVFVGQDWQVRTRHEAVTAALDTAGTALGELGPALVTGLEDDEPPAALASATTLHDGLSVGRRLRGVLGTRTKLAKAVGAFAERVRVDGRAPEDVEGAAKVLARVRLELALDQVESEWGGGGTSAWRSHGPRLARLRQDAETLDALLELGAARTEVISAAATSPELAAAPWQDRAVESAVRALLRARVTLREAERSRRLIAEAEDLLRTWTDRPGASPALALAREAVVAVDAAAYRAACGGLAEVREAARLRAAHGSALTPVQEGFPALAKRIVAAPDEPEWEERLVGLADAWAWSAWRERLERLTDPEVERACHARLAEADAEVRIMLSRLAAARAWHGSLSVLTGDQTTALKAYQQAAGRIRGKYQHRYRQAAQEALRDAQAAVPAWIMPLHQVAETVPMEHPGVFDVVIVDEASQSGLEAMLLTWLADRIVVVGDGKQVSPSHVGLRQDEYFGLQDKHLTGLDSSRKSLFGPDTSLFDLAEALAGGRGTLMLKEHFRCMPEIISFSNELAYNGDLLPLRQYGADRLPPVRTVHVPDGEAMGSSGRTVNQAEAEALVSALVACSADPSYAGRTMGVISLRSSKAHIQELENLLVARLPYEEREDRRIRVGNAEDFQGDERDIMFLSCLDSATTSAGSVRGGYSGKTYEQRINVAASRARDQVWVFHSATTEQFHENDLRRAYLDHLTRPAEEAEAVVSGEVHPDQRHEAFENLFQQRVYLELTGRGYRVRPQYQVGRHAIDLVVEGGTRRLAVECDGDKFAEGEDAATAAARQRDLERVDWTFVRLRGSRFHWDRQQAMDPVWAALDRLGIEPVPETDSSTPATVSVESAEAAVRTQPADEAEPIELIEPIESEPAEPMETPTTGAVVGSGYDAPEEAAALEPEPEPEPKGGEPAPPPLTGRRQGFPVSEVAPDCYQRVLRELHQLQRVLSRPDEDPGDVDPANLVFYRMTQRERRDRYEKRAAFLRSFLDAVSGSAETDDATVVVPGSLLTLELDGEVDDSLFTIAEMAGEGVECVSPASPLGQALMWRPQGQRVEYSAADGRVRHAVIRAIRSR, encoded by the coding sequence GTGCGCACACTGGACGGAGCGCTGGGGGTGGTCTGGTTCGCCGATCTGCCCGACGACCCCAGGGTCACCGGTCTGCCGTGGACCGAGGACGCGGGGAGCGAGCCGGCGTGGCTGACCGTGCGGCGCCCCCGACTCGACGAGCCGCCCACGCTCCCGTCATCGCTCACCGACTGGGTGGACCTGGCCCGGGTACGCGACTTCACCGCGCGGCACGCCCCTGACCTGCGCCGCAGCAGGGAGGCTGCGCCTCCGGAGGGCACCTGGGGCGTCAGCCTCGAAAAGACCTACACCAAGCTGGCCGACCATCCCGACCGGAAGGACATCGAGCAGCGCTACGCGGCGTGGAAGGCGAGCTGGTACCAGTGGGCGGAGCGCCGCCGGGACGTCGACCCGCTGGTGCGTCTGTACGACCGGCTGCACAAGATGCACGACGACGCACGGAACCTTGGCGAGTCCTTCGAGCTCGTCCTCGGTTTCGGGCGCCTCACCTGGCGCTCCCCGGACGGCGCCCGGGTGGAACGGCACCTCGTCACCCACCGGGCGACCCTGCACCTCGACTCCGCCACCGGCACGCTGACCGCCGCGCCGGACGGTGGCACGCTGGGCCTCCAGCTGGAACAGTCCATGCTGGACGCCGCCCAGCACGTTCCCCAGGACGTCTACGACGAGATCCGCGAGGCGCTGAAGCAGGCGGCGGACGCCACCCGGTCGGAGCATCTGGAGTGCCTGCACACGGCCCTGGAAAGCTGGGTCAACGCCGCGCACAGCGCCGGCCGGTACGAGCGCGACGGTGCGCTTCAGCGACCGCACACGCTGGACACCCCCGTCGTCGGCTTCACCCCGGCGCTCGTGCTGCGTGAACGGACCGGGCGCGCCACGCTTGAGGCGCTGTCGGGAATCGCCGGACGCATCGAGGGCGGTGAGCGGCCCACCGAGCTGCTCCGCTACCTGGCGGGCGCGGAAGGCGCCTTCACCGCCGCCGACCGGCGGGCACCGGACGGCACGGCGGGTGAGGTGTACTTCGCCCTTCCCGCCAACGAGGAGCAGCGCACCATCGCCGAACGGCTGCGGGAGAACCGGCTGGTCGTCGTCCAAGGGCCACCCGGCACCGGCAAGACCCACACGATCGCCAACCTCGTCACCGATCTGCTCGCGCGCGGCAAGCGGGTGTTGATCACCAGCCACACGCCGCGCGCACTGCGGGTGCTGCGCGACAAACTGCCCCGGGACGTACGGGACCTGTGCGTGAGCCGAACCGAGGACGGCCGTCAGGCCCAACGGGAACTGGAGGCCTCGGTCCAACGCATCCTTCGCGAGTACTCCGGTTTCGACCCCCGCCACGCGCAGAGCGAGATCGCCCGGTTCGAGGCGCGATTGGCCACCGCCCGGGACGCCCAGCACCAGTTGCTGAAAGAACTCGCCACGCTGCGCGAGCAGGAGACCCGGCGCTTCACCGCCGACCTCGGTGACTACAGCGGCAGCCTCCAGGAGATCGCCGAACGCCTGGCCGCCGAGGCGCCGAGCTATTCCTGGATCGGATCGGTGCCCCAGGAACAGCCCGCCGTCACCGCCGAGGAGGCGCTGCGGCTGCTCCACACGGCCCGTGCGTACACCCCCGAGCTGCGCTCCCTGGCGGCGGAGGTGCCAGGTCCCGCCGAGCTGCCCTCGCCGGGCGACTTCGAGCAGGCCGTCGCCGTGGTGCGGACGGCGGAGGAGGCGCACACCGCCGCGGCCCGGGAACCCGGCGCGTCCGCATACGACGAGCCGGTGGACCGACTCACCGAAAAGGAACAGCAGCGCCTCGACGCCGCCCTGGATGTCTTCGCCGCCGCCCGTGTCCGTGCCGCGGCCATGGCCGCGGCTGCCGAGCCGTGGGTGGGGGAAGCGCTGGAAGCGGTGTTCGTCGGCCAGGACTGGCAGGTCAGGACGCGGCACGAGGCCGTCACCGCCGCTCTGGACACCGCCGGAACCGCACTCGGGGAACTCGGTCCGGCACTCGTCACCGGGCTGGAGGACGACGAGCCTCCGGCCGCGCTCGCCTCGGCCACGACTCTTCACGACGGGCTGAGCGTGGGCCGCAGGCTTCGGGGCGTACTCGGCACGCGCACCAAACTGGCCAAAGCGGTGGGTGCCTTCGCCGAGCGCGTCCGGGTGGACGGCCGGGCACCCGAGGATGTCGAGGGCGCGGCGAAGGTACTGGCCCGAGTGCGGCTCGAACTCGCCCTCGACCAGGTCGAAAGCGAATGGGGCGGGGGAGGGACGTCCGCCTGGCGCAGCCATGGGCCACGGCTGGCGCGGCTTCGCCAGGACGCGGAAACGCTCGACGCCTTGCTGGAACTCGGCGCGGCCCGTACCGAGGTGATCAGTGCGGCGGCCACCTCGCCGGAACTGGCCGCCGCGCCCTGGCAGGACCGTGCGGTGGAGAGCGCCGTGCGGGCGCTCCTGCGAGCACGCGTCACCTTGCGCGAGGCCGAACGCTCCCGCCGTCTCATCGCCGAGGCCGAGGACCTGCTGCGGACGTGGACCGACCGTCCCGGCGCCTCACCCGCCCTCGCTCTGGCCCGTGAAGCGGTCGTGGCGGTGGACGCGGCCGCCTATCGCGCGGCGTGCGGGGGACTGGCCGAGGTGCGGGAGGCGGCACGGCTGAGGGCCGCGCACGGGTCGGCTCTCACTCCGGTCCAGGAAGGGTTCCCCGCGCTGGCCAAGCGCATCGTTGCGGCACCCGATGAGCCGGAGTGGGAGGAGCGGCTCGTGGGACTCGCCGACGCCTGGGCCTGGTCGGCCTGGCGGGAGCGCTTGGAGAGGCTGACCGACCCCGAGGTGGAGCGTGCGTGTCACGCCCGCCTCGCCGAGGCCGACGCCGAGGTGCGCATCATGTTGAGTCGGCTGGCCGCCGCCCGCGCGTGGCATGGATCGCTCAGTGTGCTGACGGGAGACCAGACCACCGCGCTCAAGGCCTATCAGCAGGCCGCCGGGCGCATCCGCGGCAAGTATCAGCACCGCTACCGGCAGGCGGCCCAGGAAGCGCTGCGCGACGCACAGGCCGCTGTGCCGGCCTGGATCATGCCGCTCCACCAGGTCGCCGAGACCGTGCCCATGGAGCATCCCGGGGTCTTCGATGTGGTGATCGTGGACGAGGCCAGTCAGTCGGGGTTGGAGGCGATGCTGCTGACCTGGCTGGCGGACCGCATCGTGGTGGTGGGTGACGGCAAGCAGGTCAGCCCGTCCCACGTCGGGTTGCGGCAGGATGAGTACTTCGGCTTGCAGGACAAGCATCTCACCGGCCTCGATAGCAGTCGCAAGAGCCTTTTCGGGCCGGACACCAGCCTCTTCGACCTCGCGGAGGCCCTCGCGGGCGGCCGGGGCACGCTCATGCTCAAGGAGCATTTCCGCTGCATGCCGGAAATCATCTCCTTCTCCAACGAACTCGCTTACAACGGAGACCTGTTGCCGCTACGGCAGTACGGGGCTGACCGGTTGCCCCCGGTGCGCACCGTCCATGTCCCCGACGGAGAGGCGATGGGAAGCAGCGGACGTACGGTCAACCAGGCCGAGGCCGAGGCCCTGGTGTCGGCGCTCGTGGCGTGTAGTGCCGACCCCTCCTACGCCGGCCGCACCATGGGCGTCATCAGTCTGCGCAGCAGCAAGGCCCACATCCAGGAACTGGAGAACCTGCTCGTGGCCCGACTGCCGTACGAGGAGCGGGAAGACCGACGCATCCGCGTTGGGAACGCCGAGGACTTCCAAGGAGACGAGCGCGACATCATGTTCCTGTCCTGCCTCGACTCCGCCACCACCTCTGCCGGCAGTGTCCGGGGCGGCTACAGCGGCAAGACGTACGAGCAGCGGATCAACGTCGCGGCCTCCCGGGCCCGGGACCAGGTGTGGGTCTTTCACAGCGCGACCACCGAGCAGTTCCATGAGAACGATCTGCGCCGTGCCTACCTGGACCACCTCACCCGCCCGGCCGAGGAGGCCGAGGCGGTCGTCAGCGGGGAGGTCCACCCCGACCAGCGTCACGAGGCGTTCGAGAACCTCTTTCAGCAGCGCGTCTATCTGGAGCTCACCGGACGTGGCTACCGGGTCCGGCCCCAGTACCAGGTCGGTCGGCACGCGATCGATCTCGTCGTGGAAGGCGGCACCCGGCGGCTCGCCGTCGAGTGTGACGGCGACAAGTTCGCCGAGGGTGAGGATGCCGCGACGGCCGCGGCCCGCCAGCGCGACCTCGAGCGGGTGGACTGGACCTTTGTGCGCCTGCGGGGCAGCCGCTTCCACTGGGACCGTCAGCAGGCGATGGACCCGGTCTGGGCGGCGTTGGACCGGCTCGGCATCGAACCGGTCCCGGAGACGGACTCCTCGACTCCGGCCACCGTATCCGTCGAGTCGGCGGAGGCCGCCGTTCGGACCCAGCCTGCGGACGAGGCCGAGCCGATCGAGCTGATCGAGCCGATCGAGTCCGAACCGGCAGAACCGATGGAGACGCCGACGACGGGAGCGGTGGTCGGATCCGGGTACGACGCCCCGGAGGAAGCCGCCGCTCTGGAGCCGGAACCCGAGCCGGAACCGAAGGGGGGAGAGCCGGCTCCGCCCCCGCTCACCGGCCGCCGTCAGGGATTCCCGGTGTCCGAAGTGGCCCCCGATTGCTATCAGCGCGTGCTGCGGGAACTGCACCAACTCCAGCGTGTGCTGTCCCGTCCGGACGAGGACCCCGGGGACGTCGATCCGGCCAACCTGGTTTTCTACCGCATGACCCAGCGCGAGCGCCGCGACCGGTACGAGAAGCGGGCCGCGTTCCTCCGGTCCTTCCTCGACGCTGTGTCGGGCAGTGCCGAGACGGACGATGCCACGGTGGTGGTGCCCGGCTCACTGCTCACGCTGGAGCTCGACGGGGAGGTGGACGACAGCCTGTTCACCATCGCCGAGATGGCCGGTGAGGGAGTCGAGTGCGTCTCACCCGCATCACCCCTGGGGCAGGCCCTGATGTGGCGGCCGCAGGGCCAGCGAGTGGAGTACAGCGCGGCGGACGGCCGCGTCCGGCATGCCGTGATCCGCGCCATCCGATCACGGTGA
- a CDS encoding GmrSD restriction endonuclease domain-containing protein, with amino-acid sequence MRAQEITFLKLVQGEKQFQVPLYQRTYSWGREQLQRLWDDITELVEQQLSGQSPAPHFLGSVVLAPGRLQAGGVQRWLVVDGQQRLTTLMLLVTALRDHLKEAGDDRAVDRVHRQLLVNEFHEGYDHYRLLPTQADRDAYTACVEATPLAGGADNIGAAYRYFRGVLAEGATERDETWSGAVETVLKDLLSIVEITAERGDNVYRIFESINNTGVGLSQSDLLRNYLFMLLPQRGERVYHELWLPMQQQLGPKNLELLVWLDLVVRGNERAKQGDIYREQQKRLEPLAKDEAALQQEIAQLAERGQRLLRILEPHREPSAPLRTALERLAAWGGQTHYPLALHLLNLIDAGSTTPEEVAEALGYVESYLVRRLICQTPTTGLNRIFMEAPRGLEQDRSPAEAVRRFLSGRRRRWPSDEELREAIASKPFYWSGRPIQRTYILRRLEESYASAEPVDFTQASLTLEHILPQRPAQAWFELLAEETEDGQTPQELYDLLVHTLGNLTLSGENSKLSNHPFRRKQAILDSSALHMNQEIAASGDRWGKKEILERAGRLTERAVRLWPGPIGAVASVTEESPDWADLRAALVAMPSGTWTTYGDIAELIGRHPLVVGNYLANTPGVLGAYRVLTSDGKVSPGFRWPEGGRTDPPQQILESEGVSFNSTGRADRSHRLDAADLATLLGKDVQQETVHDPLPEAENAEAARRFEAQLKEHHPDAVDGVLTALDFWRRQGGYLNYGRHEETSCFPVLDAGTARQPHDLWPLALYPVSGTAEVVFQALKTRSPFDDTEQRRELLRRLNEIDGIELAEAKLELRPSFSLHVFAEHGEEISAVLEWFVHTAALDLARRG; translated from the coding sequence ATGCGCGCCCAGGAAATCACCTTCCTCAAGCTCGTCCAAGGCGAGAAGCAGTTCCAGGTGCCGCTGTACCAGCGCACCTACAGCTGGGGTCGCGAGCAGTTGCAACGGCTGTGGGACGACATCACCGAGCTGGTCGAGCAGCAGCTCTCCGGCCAGTCGCCCGCACCCCACTTCCTCGGCTCCGTCGTCCTGGCGCCCGGCCGCCTCCAGGCCGGGGGCGTGCAGCGCTGGCTGGTCGTGGACGGCCAGCAGCGCCTGACCACGCTGATGCTCCTGGTCACCGCCCTTCGGGACCACCTCAAGGAAGCGGGCGACGACCGCGCCGTGGACCGGGTGCACCGGCAGCTGCTGGTCAACGAGTTCCACGAGGGGTACGACCACTACCGTCTGCTGCCCACGCAGGCGGACCGGGACGCCTACACCGCGTGCGTCGAGGCCACCCCCCTGGCCGGCGGCGCGGACAACATCGGCGCCGCCTACCGGTATTTCCGCGGTGTCCTCGCCGAAGGGGCGACCGAGCGGGACGAGACGTGGTCCGGCGCCGTGGAGACCGTACTGAAGGACCTGCTCTCCATCGTCGAGATCACCGCCGAGCGGGGCGACAACGTCTACCGGATCTTCGAGTCGATCAACAACACGGGCGTCGGTCTCAGCCAGAGCGACCTGCTGCGCAACTACCTCTTCATGCTGCTGCCCCAGCGCGGGGAACGCGTCTACCACGAGCTGTGGTTGCCGATGCAGCAGCAGCTCGGACCGAAGAACCTGGAGCTGCTGGTCTGGCTGGACCTGGTGGTCAGGGGCAACGAGCGGGCCAAGCAGGGGGACATCTACCGGGAGCAGCAGAAGCGGTTGGAGCCCCTGGCCAAGGACGAGGCGGCACTCCAGCAGGAAATCGCCCAGCTCGCCGAACGCGGCCAGCGGCTCCTGCGCATCCTGGAACCGCACCGCGAGCCGTCCGCGCCGCTGCGGACCGCCCTGGAGCGGCTCGCCGCCTGGGGCGGCCAGACCCACTACCCGCTCGCGCTGCACCTGCTGAACCTCATCGACGCCGGCAGCACCACCCCCGAAGAGGTGGCGGAGGCCCTCGGCTACGTCGAGTCGTACCTGGTGCGCCGACTGATCTGTCAGACGCCGACGACCGGCCTGAACCGCATCTTCATGGAAGCGCCGAGGGGCCTGGAGCAGGACCGCTCCCCCGCCGAGGCGGTGCGGCGCTTCCTCTCCGGCCGACGCCGCCGGTGGCCGAGCGACGAGGAGCTGCGCGAGGCGATCGCCTCCAAGCCGTTCTACTGGAGCGGGCGGCCCATCCAGCGGACCTACATCCTGCGGCGCCTGGAGGAGAGTTACGCCTCCGCCGAACCGGTGGACTTCACCCAGGCGTCCCTCACCCTGGAGCACATCCTGCCGCAGCGCCCGGCCCAGGCGTGGTTCGAACTTCTCGCCGAAGAGACGGAGGACGGGCAGACCCCCCAGGAGCTGTACGACCTGCTGGTGCACACCCTGGGCAACCTCACGCTCAGCGGGGAGAACTCCAAGCTCTCCAACCACCCGTTCCGCCGCAAGCAGGCGATCCTCGACTCCAGCGCCCTGCACATGAACCAGGAGATCGCGGCCTCCGGGGACCGCTGGGGCAAGAAGGAGATCCTGGAGCGGGCCGGCCGGCTCACCGAGCGCGCCGTCCGCCTGTGGCCGGGCCCGATCGGTGCCGTCGCCTCCGTCACCGAGGAGTCTCCGGACTGGGCCGACCTGCGGGCCGCGCTGGTCGCGATGCCCAGCGGCACCTGGACGACGTACGGGGACATCGCCGAGCTCATCGGCCGCCACCCGCTGGTGGTCGGCAACTACCTGGCCAACACCCCGGGAGTCCTCGGGGCTTACCGTGTGCTCACCTCCGACGGCAAGGTCTCACCGGGCTTCCGGTGGCCCGAAGGCGGGCGCACGGACCCGCCCCAGCAGATCCTGGAGAGCGAAGGCGTCTCCTTCAACTCCACCGGTCGCGCCGACCGTTCCCACCGTCTCGACGCCGCAGACCTGGCGACGCTGCTGGGCAAGGACGTCCAGCAGGAGACCGTGCACGACCCGCTGCCGGAGGCGGAGAACGCCGAGGCCGCGCGACGCTTCGAGGCCCAGCTGAAGGAGCACCACCCCGACGCGGTGGACGGCGTCCTAACCGCACTGGACTTCTGGCGGCGCCAGGGTGGCTACCTCAACTACGGCCGCCACGAGGAGACGAGTTGCTTCCCCGTCCTGGACGCCGGCACCGCGCGCCAGCCGCACGACCTGTGGCCGCTGGCGCTCTACCCGGTCTCCGGCACGGCCGAGGTCGTCTTCCAGGCCTTGAAGACGCGCAGCCCCTTCGACGACACCGAGCAGCGACGCGAACTGCTGCGGCGGCTGAACGAGATCGACGGCATCGAGCTGGCCGAGGCCAAGCTGGAGCTGCGCCCGTCCTTTTCCCTGCACGTCTTCGCCGAGCACGGTGAGGAGATCAGCGCGGTGCTGGAGTGGTTCGTCCACACGGCGGCCCTGGACCTGGCGCGGCGGGGCTGA
- a CDS encoding DUF3825 domain-containing protein: MISENRPSASPTDLARLKQHFGGATPPTSHTAPVRSPHLSGQSGNALYEYAHMGRVRSSANLREGTGDPDLFDRLADIAERENWDGREGDSPGGNRILRNYVRWTFERAHQQGKISTSSDASYSAFNTGLAAARQETIYGLFRRNDRSDSQPWVFVDWCLESKRDFMDHFPPSLRPDFVTYTENPADYVYDWRREVVVSVDHILDDQGNLARFPATLQANPHLARMALKGAVDGAVGRVRRNYKAAVPTWYPAQDTVQLLLPLSLLEAGMVDLALVVSRQGEFYRGHTVLTTAMAYNNARLLARPDSDWLQPAADEEASS; this comes from the coding sequence GTGATCAGCGAGAACCGCCCCTCGGCGTCACCAACAGACCTTGCTCGTCTGAAGCAGCACTTCGGTGGCGCGACGCCTCCAACGTCGCACACAGCCCCGGTGCGATCACCCCATCTGTCTGGTCAGTCTGGTAACGCGCTCTACGAATACGCACACATGGGGAGAGTTCGATCGAGTGCCAATCTTCGTGAGGGCACTGGTGATCCCGACCTCTTCGACCGCTTGGCCGACATCGCGGAGCGCGAGAACTGGGACGGGAGGGAGGGGGACTCGCCCGGCGGCAACCGCATCCTTCGCAATTACGTCCGATGGACGTTCGAGCGCGCTCACCAGCAGGGCAAGATCTCGACGAGCAGCGACGCGTCCTACTCCGCCTTCAATACAGGACTGGCAGCTGCGCGACAGGAGACCATCTACGGGCTCTTCCGTCGCAACGACCGGTCCGACAGCCAGCCGTGGGTCTTCGTTGACTGGTGTCTGGAGAGCAAGCGTGACTTCATGGACCATTTCCCACCCTCGCTCCGCCCCGACTTCGTGACCTACACCGAGAACCCGGCGGACTACGTCTACGACTGGCGTCGAGAAGTCGTTGTCAGCGTGGACCACATCCTGGACGATCAGGGCAACCTTGCCCGGTTTCCCGCAACGCTCCAGGCCAACCCCCACCTTGCACGTATGGCCCTGAAAGGCGCCGTCGACGGAGCAGTGGGCCGAGTCCGCCGCAACTACAAGGCAGCCGTACCCACCTGGTATCCGGCGCAGGACACGGTTCAGCTCCTGCTCCCGCTGTCGCTCCTCGAGGCCGGCATGGTGGACCTCGCGCTGGTGGTCTCCCGACAAGGAGAGTTCTATCGTGGCCACACAGTTCTCACGACCGCCATGGCATACAACAACGCTCGGCTGCTGGCTCGCCCCGACAGCGACTGGCTGCAACCCGCTGCCGACGAAGAGGCTTCGTCGTAG
- a CDS encoding DUF397 domain-containing protein, whose protein sequence is MNHNRDVHAVSLSAAAWRKSSYSANGGECVEVADLPGGLAVRDSKDVVVPGFRTRADAWNAFVQAVSANRL, encoded by the coding sequence GTGAATCACAACCGCGACGTGCACGCCGTCAGTCTGAGCGCGGCAGCCTGGCGCAAGTCGTCCTACAGCGCAAACGGCGGCGAGTGCGTCGAGGTCGCCGACCTGCCCGGCGGGCTCGCCGTGCGGGACTCCAAGGACGTCGTCGTTCCCGGCTTTCGGACCAGGGCGGATGCCTGGAACGCCTTCGTCCAGGCCGTCAGCGCCAACCGGCTCTGA
- a CDS encoding helix-turn-helix domain-containing protein produces MPTVKPVATLRRRRLGGHLRDLRNQSGYTLEAAAALVGWDATKLSRIENAKAHIKPNEVAPLVSAYGVEDQQVIGALEGLAKDAGKRGWWQTYGSVVAHGYRDYIAQEEDAESTHIYSPNLVPGLLQTGAYAREAIAATAITRTPEEVHALAEVRKTRQAVLTRPQRSLTLWAVIHEAALYHRSASHPSMMREQLRHLLDMTEVPSITIQVMPLSATAHPGMMGLFEVVRFPQPWPTVAFLENLRGGQFVEADDDVKVFEMAFERVVAAALPVDDSREKIRKIMEGSML; encoded by the coding sequence ATGCCGACCGTGAAGCCTGTTGCCACCCTGCGCCGACGGCGCCTTGGAGGACATCTGCGTGACCTTCGAAACCAGTCCGGGTACACGCTGGAAGCAGCGGCAGCGCTCGTCGGCTGGGATGCCACCAAGCTGTCGAGAATCGAGAACGCCAAGGCGCACATCAAGCCGAACGAGGTCGCACCGCTCGTCAGCGCCTACGGGGTCGAGGACCAGCAGGTGATCGGAGCCCTGGAGGGGCTGGCCAAGGACGCGGGGAAGCGTGGCTGGTGGCAGACCTACGGGAGCGTGGTCGCACACGGCTATCGGGACTACATCGCGCAGGAGGAGGACGCCGAGTCCACGCACATCTACTCGCCCAACCTCGTCCCTGGGCTGCTCCAGACCGGCGCCTACGCGCGAGAGGCCATCGCGGCGACTGCGATCACTCGGACTCCCGAGGAGGTGCACGCGCTTGCGGAGGTCCGTAAGACGCGCCAGGCCGTGCTCACCCGTCCGCAACGCTCGCTGACCTTGTGGGCCGTGATCCATGAAGCCGCCCTGTACCACCGGTCGGCGTCACATCCGTCGATGATGCGAGAGCAGCTCCGGCACTTGCTCGACATGACGGAGGTGCCCAGCATCACCATTCAGGTCATGCCACTCAGTGCTACCGCGCACCCTGGGATGATGGGCTTGTTCGAGGTTGTTCGCTTTCCGCAGCCGTGGCCGACCGTAGCGTTCCTGGAGAACCTGCGGGGTGGCCAGTTCGTGGAAGCTGACGACGACGTGAAGGTCTTCGAGATGGCGTTCGAGCGGGTTGTCGCCGCAGCGCTGCCCGTGGACGACTCACGGGAGAAGATCAGGAAGATCATGGAAGGAAGCATGCTGTGA